The following proteins are encoded in a genomic region of Protaetiibacter sp. SSC-01:
- a CDS encoding glycosyl hydrolase family 18 protein yields MTRTRYRTRGIIAALATGAMVATLAGVTAGSAVAAPGAATAAQETAVNGYRNVGYFAQWGVYGRGYKLSQLDRSGGADDLTHINYAFGNIHYQSLECFIANKAQGTGPNGSDGAGDAWADFGMGYSAADSVSGAADAWDQPLAGSFNQLKQLKAKHPGLKALISLGGWTWSKNFSAAAATDASRKKLVKSCIDLYIRGNLPVIDGRGGAGAAAGVFDGIDIDWEWPGSPNGNEGNIVDPVNDRNNFRLLLKEFRTQLDALGAQTGKHYLLSAFLPANPADIAAGGWNDPEIFDYLDYGNIQGYDLHGAWDPSRTGHQANLYDDPANPLPADKRFSVDKAVRAYTGAGIDPSQLGIGLAAYGRGWTGVASSTPWSAAGGAAPGTYEAGIEDFYKLASVGTGYYSSTVGAAWRYDGSRWWSYDNTQTTQQKAQYVIDKRLGGTMWWSLDGDRDSVLVSAAADKLRSGVPGEGTDPTDPTDPTDPTDPTDPTDPTDPTDPTDPGECSAAAWSAGAVYTGGATVSYNGTEYRAKWWTQGETPGTAQVWELLAACDDDGSDPGDPGTGAAAWSSTKVYVAGDLVTYQGSTWRAKWWTQGDTPGAGEWGPWAKQ; encoded by the coding sequence ATGACGAGAACGAGATACCGCACGCGCGGCATCATCGCCGCGCTCGCGACGGGTGCGATGGTGGCGACGCTCGCGGGGGTGACGGCGGGTTCCGCGGTCGCGGCTCCCGGGGCGGCGACCGCCGCTCAGGAGACCGCGGTCAACGGCTACCGCAACGTCGGCTACTTCGCCCAGTGGGGCGTCTACGGGCGCGGCTACAAGCTGAGCCAGCTCGACCGCTCGGGCGGCGCCGACGACCTGACGCACATCAACTACGCCTTCGGCAACATCCACTATCAGAGCCTCGAGTGCTTCATCGCCAACAAGGCGCAGGGAACGGGGCCGAACGGCTCCGACGGCGCGGGCGACGCGTGGGCCGACTTCGGCATGGGGTACTCCGCGGCCGACTCGGTGTCGGGGGCCGCGGATGCGTGGGATCAGCCGCTCGCGGGCTCGTTCAACCAGCTCAAGCAGCTCAAGGCGAAGCACCCCGGCCTCAAGGCGCTCATCTCGCTCGGCGGATGGACGTGGTCGAAGAACTTCTCGGCGGCCGCGGCCACGGATGCGTCGCGCAAGAAGCTCGTGAAGAGCTGCATCGACCTCTACATCCGCGGCAACCTGCCCGTCATCGACGGGCGCGGGGGCGCGGGGGCCGCCGCGGGCGTGTTCGACGGCATCGACATCGACTGGGAGTGGCCCGGTTCGCCGAACGGGAACGAGGGCAACATCGTCGACCCCGTGAACGACCGGAACAACTTCCGCCTCCTGCTCAAGGAGTTCCGCACGCAGCTCGACGCCCTCGGCGCCCAGACCGGCAAGCACTACCTGCTGTCGGCCTTCCTGCCCGCGAACCCCGCCGACATCGCTGCGGGAGGGTGGAACGACCCCGAGATCTTCGACTACCTCGACTACGGCAACATCCAGGGCTACGACCTGCACGGAGCGTGGGACCCCTCGCGCACCGGGCACCAGGCGAACCTGTACGACGACCCCGCCAACCCGCTCCCTGCGGACAAGCGGTTCAGCGTCGACAAGGCCGTACGTGCCTACACGGGCGCCGGCATCGACCCCTCGCAGCTCGGCATCGGACTCGCGGCGTACGGACGCGGCTGGACCGGTGTCGCCTCGTCGACGCCGTGGTCGGCCGCCGGGGGAGCGGCTCCCGGAACCTACGAGGCGGGCATCGAGGACTTCTACAAGCTCGCGAGTGTCGGCACGGGCTACTACAGCTCGACGGTCGGCGCGGCCTGGCGCTACGACGGCTCGCGGTGGTGGAGCTACGACAACACGCAGACGACGCAGCAGAAGGCGCAGTACGTGATCGACAAGCGCCTCGGCGGCACGATGTGGTGGTCGCTCGACGGCGACCGCGACAGCGTGCTCGTCTCGGCCGCCGCCGACAAGCTGCGCTCGGGCGTGCCGGGAGAGGGGACGGATCCGACGGACCCGACCGACCCGACCGACCCGACCGACCCCACCGATCCGACCGATCCCACCGATCCGACCGACCCGACCGACCCGGGCGAGTGCAGCGCTGCCGCGTGGAGCGCCGGTGCGGTCTACACGGGCGGCGCGACGGTGTCGTACAACGGCACCGAGTACCGCGCGAAGTGGTGGACGCAGGGTGAGACGCCGGGAACGGCCCAGGTCTGGGAGCTGCTCGCGGCGTGCGACGACGACGGCTCGGACCCCGGCGATCCGGGCACGGGTGCCGCCGCCTGGAGCTCGACGAAGGTCTACGTCGCGGGTGACCTCGTGACGTACCAGGGCTCCACCTGGCGCGCCAAGTGGTGGACGCAGGGCGACACCCCGGGCGCCGGGGAGTGGGGACCGTGGGCGAAGCAGTAG
- a CDS encoding DHA2 family efflux MFS transporter permease subunit, translated as MSATPAPATATRPQRRVPFGLVLLATGLPMFMATLDNLVMTNALPAIRLDLGASIEELQWFMNAYTLAFASFILMAAALGDRLGRRSVFAAGIALFTLASAAAALATDPTQLIVARAVQGLGGAAIMPLSLSLLAGAVSERRRGLAIGIWGGTAGLAVALGPLVGGAVVEGWNWNAIFWLNVPIGILAIPVVLALLPNPFGQHVRADVLGVVLAGLGVLGLVWGIVRGNEAGWDSAEVLTGLIGGGVLIALFILWQLRAPAPLLPLRLFRDRSFAIANVVGLGFSFGMFGSVFILIQFLQIVQGYSPLEAGVLTMPWTMAPMVVAPLAGLASGRVGTRALIVTGLTLQASALAWIGLVMSADVAYTELVVPFVLAGVGMGLVFAPSSTAVLANMAESDSAKASGTNSTVREVGVALGIAVLTAVFTGAGGQLTPTGYVDAAVPAVLTGAAVVAATALAAVLLPAGRLPRRPTAAAAPERELVAQP; from the coding sequence ATGTCCGCCACCCCCGCCCCCGCCACCGCGACCCGCCCGCAGCGCCGCGTGCCGTTCGGCCTCGTGCTCCTCGCGACCGGGCTCCCCATGTTCATGGCGACCCTCGACAACCTCGTCATGACGAACGCCCTCCCGGCGATCCGCCTCGACCTCGGCGCGAGCATCGAGGAGCTCCAGTGGTTCATGAACGCGTACACTCTCGCGTTCGCGAGCTTCATCCTCATGGCCGCGGCGCTCGGCGACCGCCTCGGGCGCCGCAGCGTCTTCGCCGCGGGCATCGCGCTCTTCACGCTCGCCTCCGCCGCCGCGGCGCTCGCGACCGACCCCACGCAGCTCATCGTCGCGCGCGCCGTGCAGGGCCTCGGCGGAGCGGCCATCATGCCGCTCTCGCTCTCGCTCCTCGCGGGCGCCGTGAGCGAGCGCCGACGCGGCCTCGCGATCGGCATCTGGGGCGGCACGGCGGGCCTCGCCGTCGCACTCGGACCGCTCGTGGGCGGCGCGGTCGTCGAGGGCTGGAACTGGAACGCGATCTTCTGGCTCAACGTGCCCATCGGCATCCTCGCCATCCCCGTCGTGCTCGCGCTGCTGCCCAATCCCTTCGGTCAGCACGTGCGCGCGGACGTGCTCGGCGTCGTGCTCGCCGGCCTCGGCGTGCTCGGCCTCGTGTGGGGCATCGTGCGCGGCAACGAGGCGGGCTGGGACAGCGCGGAGGTGCTCACGGGCCTCATCGGCGGCGGCGTGCTCATCGCGCTCTTCATCCTGTGGCAGTTGCGCGCCCCCGCGCCGCTGCTCCCCCTGCGGCTCTTCCGCGACCGCTCCTTCGCGATCGCCAACGTCGTCGGCCTCGGCTTCAGCTTCGGGATGTTCGGCTCGGTCTTCATCCTCATCCAGTTCCTGCAGATCGTGCAGGGCTACTCACCGCTCGAGGCGGGCGTGCTCACGATGCCGTGGACCATGGCGCCCATGGTCGTGGCGCCGCTCGCGGGCCTCGCATCCGGCCGCGTCGGAACGCGCGCCCTCATCGTCACGGGCCTCACGCTGCAGGCCTCCGCGCTCGCGTGGATCGGCCTCGTGATGAGCGCCGACGTGGCCTACACCGAGCTCGTCGTGCCGTTCGTGCTCGCGGGAGTCGGCATGGGGCTCGTCTTCGCGCCCTCGTCGACCGCCGTGCTCGCGAACATGGCCGAGAGCGACTCGGCCAAGGCATCCGGCACCAACTCGACCGTGCGCGAGGTGGGCGTGGCGCTCGGCATCGCCGTGCTGACCGCGGTGTTCACGGGCGCGGGCGGACAGCTCACCCCGACGGGCTACGTCGACGCGGCCGTGCCGGCGGTGCTCACGGGAGCCGCTGTCGTCGCCGCGACCGCCCTCGCCGCCGTGCTGCTCCCCGCGGGGCGGCTTCCTCGCCGACCGACCGCCGCGGCGGCTCCCGAGCGGGAGCTCGTCGCGCAGCCCTGA